A genome region from Manihot esculenta cultivar AM560-2 chromosome 5, M.esculenta_v8, whole genome shotgun sequence includes the following:
- the LOC110615615 gene encoding RGG repeats nuclear RNA binding protein A — protein MATMNPFDLLGDDDAEDPSQLIAARQVAPAAAPKKSQTQSQSKQPVQSDSQAKQSAKLPSKPLPPAQAVREAKNEAGRGGGRGGGRGYGRGRGGYNRDTNNENSFGSTGGPAAQGAPEDGEAAKSSERRGYGGPRGGYRGGGRRGGFTNGEVGDGDRTRRQFERHSGTGRRNEIKRDGSGRGNWGTQADELAQVTEEVVSEGEKNLGDKKPVGEEEIADAKKEGASIEPEEKEPEDKEPEDKEMTLEEYEKVLEEKRKALQALKAEERKVDAKVFESMQQISSKKGNHEIFIKLGSEKDKRKDAYEKDEKAKKSVSINEFLKPTEGERYYSPSGRGRGRGRGARGFSNRDAMSNVVAPSIEDRGQFPTLGGK, from the exons ATGGCGACCATGAACCCTTTCGATTTGTTGGGTGACGATGATGCCGAGGACCCTTCGCAGCTGATTGCAGCTCGGCAGGTCGCTCCTGCCGCCGCCCCTAAGAAATCTCAGACTCAATCTCAATCCAAGCAACCTGTCCAGTCTGACTCTCAAGCCAAGCAGTCTGCTAAGCTCCCCTCTAAACCTCTACCTCCGGCTCAGGCTG TGAGGGAGGCAAAGAATGAAGCTGGCCGTGGAGGAGGTCGTGGTGGAGGACGTGGATATGGGCGTGGCCGTGGTGGCTACAATCGGGACACCAACAATGAGAATTCATTCGGCAGTACTGGAGGACCTGCTGCTCAAGGTGCTCCTGAAGATGGAGAAGCTGCCAAGTCCTCTGAAAGGCGGGGATATGGTGGACCTCGTGGTGGTTACCGTGGCGGTGGTCGCCGTGGTGGTTTCACTAATGGTGAAGTTGGTGATGGCGATCGCACTCGTCGGCAATTCGAACGTCATAGTGGGACTGGACGCAG AAATGAGATCAAACGAGATGGATCTGGTCGTGGGAACTGGGGAACTCAGGCTGATGAACTTGCTCA GGTGACCGAGGAAGTTGTCAGTGAGGGCGAGAAGAACTTGGGTGATAAGAAGCCTGTTGGAGAGGAGGAGATAGCAGATGCAAAAAAGGAGGGAGCTTCTATTGAACCTGAAGAAAAGGAACCAGAAGATAAAGAACCAGAAGATAAG GAAATGACTCTTGAAGAGTATGAGAAGGTGCTGGAAGAAAAGAGGAAGGCCCTGCAGGCACTCAAGGCTGAGGAAAGAAAGGTGGATGCTAAGGTGTTTGAGTCCATGCAGCAGATTTCAAGCAAGAAGGGGAATCATGAAATCTTTATTAAATTG GGCTCTGAAAAGGATAAGCGGAAAGATGCTTATGAGAAGGATGAGAAAGCTAAAAAG TCTGTCAGCATCAATGAGTTCTTGAAGCCTACTGAAGGGGAAAGGTATTACAGCCCAAGTGGTCGTGGTCGAGGACGTGGCCGAGGTGCCAGAGGGTTCAGCAACAGAGATGCAATGAGCAATGTGGTAGCCCCCTCCATAGAAGATCGTGGGCAGTTCCCAACTTTGGGTGGCAAGTGA
- the LOC110616322 gene encoding ras-related protein RABD2a encodes MTPEYDYLFKLLLIGDSGVGKSCLLLRFADDSYIESYISTIGVDFKIRTVEQDGKTIKLQIWDTAGQERFRTITSSYYRGAHGIIVVYDVTDQESFNNVKQWLSEIDRYASNNVNKLLVGNKCDLTANRVVSYETAKAFADEIGIPFMETSAKDSTNVEQAFMAMAASIKDRMASQPSSYNSRPPTVQIRGQPVAQKSGCCSS; translated from the exons ATGACTCCAGAGTA TGATTACCTGTTCAAGCTTCTTCTCATTGGAGATTCTGGTGTCGGCAAATCTTGTCTTCTTCTGAGATTCGCG GATGATTCATACATAGAGAGTTACATAAGTACCATTGGGGTTGATTTT AAAATACGTACAGTGGAGCAAGATGGGAAGACCATAAAACTCCAAATT TGGGATACTGCTGGGCAAGAACGATTTAGGACGATAACCAGTAGCTACTACAGAGGGGCACATGGTATCATA GTTGTTTATGATGTGACAGACCAAGAGAGCTTCAATAATGTCAAGCAGTGGCTAAGTGAAATTGATCGATATGCTAGCAATAATGTCAACAAACTTCTGGTTGGAAACAAGTGTGATCTTACTGCAAATAGAGTTGTGTCCTATGAAACAGCAAAG GCATTTGCAGATGAGATTGGTATTCCTTTCATGGAAACCAGTGCAAAAGATTCTACTAATGTGGAACAAGCTTTCATGGCCATGGCTGCTTCTATCAAGGATAG AATGGCAAGCCAGCCATCTTCGTACAATTCAAGACCTCCAACAGTGCAGATCCGTGGACAGCCTGTTGCACAGAAGAGTGGCTGCTGCTCATCCTAG
- the LOC110616047 gene encoding mavicyanin, which produces MAMALATAFVILLVAAAPAAYATQYVVGDSAGWTNFGTDYGTWASGKTFAVGDTLVFNYDSSTHKVAEVSQSDYNSCSASNAVQTYSDGSTTISLSKPGSMYFICPTAGHCSSGMKLSVSVVAAATPTTPAPPSGSTTPAPPSGSTTPSAGTPPTTRAASPPPPAGNGAASSFCNMYSLILGSLLILALMG; this is translated from the exons ATGGCAATGGCATTGGCAACAGCTTTCGTAATTCTTCTAGTGGCTGCTGCTCCAGCGGCCTACGCTACGCAGTACGTGGTGGGTGACAGCGCAGGATGGACCAACTTCGGCACAGACTACGGCACTTGGGCCTCTGGTAAAACATTTGCTGTCGGGGATACTCTTG taTTCAACTATGATAGCTCCACCCACAAAGTGGCTGAAGTATCACAAAGCGACTACAACAGCTGCAGCGCCAGCAATGCCGTCCAAACCTACAGCGATGGAAGCACAACAATTTCCCTGTCCAAGCCTGGTTCTATGTATTTCATCTGTCCTACTGCTGGTCACTGTAGCAGTGGCATGAAGTTATCTGTCAGTGTTGTGGCTGCCGCCACCCCAACTACCCCTGCCCCTCCATCTGGCTCCACCACTCCTGCTCCTCCATCTGGTTCCACTACCCCTTCAGCAGGTACCCCACCCACCACCCGTGCTGCATCACCTCCGCCGCCTGCTGGTAATGGAGCAGCTTCTAGTTTTTGTAACATGTATAGTTTGATCCTCGGTTCCTTGCTTATACTTGCATTGATGGGCTAG
- the LOC110615984 gene encoding protein mago nashi homolog, producing MAMAAEDDEFYLRYYVGHKGKFGHEFLEFEFRPDGKLRYANNSNYKNDTMIRKEVFLTPAVLKECRRIISESEIMKEDDANWPEPDRVGRQELEIVMGNEHISFTTSKIGSLVDVQSSKDPEGLRIFYYLVQDLKCFVFSLISLHFKIKPI from the exons ATGGCAATGGCTGCAGAAGACGATGAGTTCTACCTTCGATATTACGTGGGACACAAGGGGAAATTTGGCCACGAATTCCTTGAGTTCGAGTTTAGGCCAGATGGCAAGCTTCGATACGCCAACAATTCCAATTACAAGAACGACACCATGATCCGCAAGGAGGTCTTCCTCACCCCTGCCGTCCTTAAGGAGTGCCGTCGTATCATCTCAGAGAGCGAG ATAATGAAGGAAGACGATGCCAACTGGCCAGAACCAGACAGGGTTGGGCGACAAGAGCTTGAGATTGTGATGGGTAACGAGCATATCTCCTTCACTACCTCCAAGATTGGGTCGCTTGTTGATGTCCAGAGTAGTAAGGATCCTGAAGGACTTCGCATCTTCTATTACCTTGTTCAG GACTTGAAGTGCTTTGTCTTCTCTCTTATCTCACTACACTTCAAGATCAAGCCTATTTAA
- the LOC110616088 gene encoding uncharacterized protein LOC110616088, which yields MLSPCLHLCKTPFISNHRLGFHHTFKSTLSIRDVSIGSDFQKLNSKIFTTQCQNKPLHRQNVSRKEGVEVKGKKENVWSIDNDKAKAAAEKEKGRAKQRRRGRRVVREKQNRNGKIMVSGAMLMEIDTVLQTQEPVIRPAWNTFASSVSGIWKGVGAVFSPITAEMEPIEIGSRNEHLYDCYTLSHIETVPSPSGEQTSQIQRKIKWVTLNPYGEVLQQVGSNRLKDNEDGNASLPRNHTGNVGTSHILPDFESFDFELSDLMEEDVMGNEPGLVFFEDGSYSRGPVNIPVGVDDDSKYYLTPTFKFEQCLVKGCHKRLRIVHTIEFNNGGSDIQIMRVAIYEEQWVSPANIRDYSDMELDVKPFSQRKRTQPSELTGSWKVFEVNATPVFGDELVTEDSNSTPYVYLCAETLKKRSLPENPIYFGEEEIVDMQDVTVLWLPGGVTGYVDVSKDGILCIGVGWYSDEGINLVMERDYGLDGMLKEVRWKSEVKRRWSDPDGV from the exons ATGCTGTCGCCATGTCTTCACCTCTGCAAGACCCCTTTCATCTCTAATCATCGACTTGGGTTTCATCACACCTTCAAATCCACCCTTTCTATACGAGATGTTTCAATTGGCTCTGATTTTCAGAAactaaattctaaaattttcacAACCCAATGCCAGAACAAACCCCTCCACCGCCAAAATGTAAGTCGCAAAGAGGGAGTGGAAGTGAAGGGAAAAAAGGAAAATGTGTGGAGCATTGACAATGATAAGGCCAAAGCTGCTGCGGAGAAAGAAAAGGGGAGagccaagcagaggaggagagGCAGGAGAGTGGTCAGAGAGAAGCAGAACAGAAATGGTAAAATCATGGTCTCTGGTGCTATGCTAATGGAGATTGATACTGTTCTCCAAACTCAG GAACCTGTAATAAGACCAGCATGGAATACATTTGCAAGTAGTGTGAGTGGGATATGGAAGGGGGTGGGAGCAGTATTTTCCCCCATCACTGCCGAAATGGAACCCATTGAAATCGGAAGCAGGAATGAGCATTTATATGATTGCTACACTCTTTCTCACATTGAAACAGTGCCATCCCCATCTGGAGAACAGACATCGCAAATCCAAAGGAAGATAAAATGGGTGACTTTAAATCCTTATGGTGAAGTGCTACAGCAAGTTGGGAGTAATAGACTCAAGGATAATGAAGATGGGAATGCTTCTTTGCCCCGAAATCACACAGGCAATGTTGGTACAAGTCATATTTTGCCTGATTTTGAGTCTTTTGACTTTGAACTAAGTGATTTAATGGAAGAAGATGTCATGGGCAATGAACCGGGTCTTGTTTTCTTTGAG GATGGATCATATTCCAGGGGTCCAGTCAATATTCCGGTTGGTGTTGATGATGATTCCAAATATTATCTCACTCCAACTTTTAAATTTGAGCAA TGTTTGGTCAAAGGTTGCCACAAAAGACTCCGTATTGTTCATACCATAGAATTCAATAATGGGGGATCAGACATACAGATAATGAGAGTTGCCATTTACGAAGAACAGTGGGTCAGTCCAGCAAATATCCGTGATTACAG TGATATGGAATTGGATGTAAAGCCATTTTCTCAGAGGAAACGAACTCAGCCTTCAGAGCTGACTGGGTCATGGAAAGTTTTTGAGGTGAATGCTACTCCAGTATTTGGAGACGAGCTGGTAACTGAGGACAGCAATAGTACACCATACGTCTACCTTTGTGCAGAAACCTTGAAAAAGAGAAGCTTGCCTGAAAATCCAATCTACTTTGGGGAGGAGGAGATAGTAGATATGCAGGATGTGACTGTTCTTTGGCTGCCAGGTGGTGTCACAGGATATGTTGATGTTAGCAAAGATGGCATCCTCTGCATTGGTGTTGGATGGTACTCCGATGAGGGAATCAACCTAGTTATGGAAAGGGATTATGGATTGGATGGGATGCTCAAGGAAGTTCGGTGGAAATCTGAGGTAAAGAGAAGGTGGTCTGATCCAGACGGTGTGTAA